CGAATCGACGGTGCATCGCGGCGGGGTCCGTACCGGGGCTGTAGCGGACCAGATTGCGGTAGCGGGGCGAGATGTCGTCGCTCCCGACTGGGGGCTGGAATCCGGTGGTGGCCACGGCTTGCGACTCCGCGTAGACGAACCCGAGGATGAACCACAGCACGGACAGGTAGGCATCGGCTACCTCCTCGTCGGGTAGGCCGCTGCCTGCCACCACGCCGACGGTGGCATCGGCCAGACCCAAGGCCACCGGCCCGAGCCGCCAGCCTCGACGCCACAGCACCGTGATCAACGCAGGGCGCGGCAGCAGCACCACCCGGATTCGCTCCGCCAGCAACGCCAAACGGTCCTCCCAGGGACCGTCGATCGGGACGTCGATGGCACGCAGCGTCTCGTCCAGCACAGCAGTCAACAACTCGTCGCGAT
The DNA window shown above is from Nocardia sp. NBC_01730 and carries:
- a CDS encoding TetR/AcrR family transcriptional regulator, with the translated sequence MSRTAFEKQSVAARAKGRETLSRPELLAAAARLLDESGIEGLSMRSLARSLGTGPATLYWHVRDRDELLTAVLDETLRAIDVPIDGPWEDRLALLAERIRVVLLPRPALITVLWRRGWRLGPVALGLADATVGVVAGSGLPDEEVADAYLSVLWFILGFVYAESQAVATTGFQPPVGSDDISPRYRNLVRYSPGTDPAAMHRRFVAGLRQLLAGIEARTLHTDREVSP